GCCAGGTTCGCTGCATTATTTTATTCGCCGTGCGCCTGGAAGATCAAAATACCACCCATATTCGCCTGCTATCCCAGGTCGCCGGGGCGCTGGCGGATGATGACATTATTGAACAACTGCTCGAAGAAACCAGTCCGCAGAGGATTATTGACCTGTTTAGTCAATATGCCGAATCGGATACTTACTAACAATAACTATCGGAGTCCGAGATGAATATTGTCTGTGTTGCCGCCTGTACCGCGGGGATTGCTCATACTTATATTGCACGTGAGAAGCTCATTAAAGGCGCGAAAGCGCTGGGTCACAATGTCAAAGTTGAAACGCAAGGAACCATTGGTACCGAGAATGAACTTGCGGCGGAAGATATTGACGCCGCGGATGTCGTGATTCTTGCCATTGACGTGAAAATAAAAGGTGAGGAACGTTTTAAAAATAAACGGATTGTCAGAGTGAAAACCGAAGTGGTTATTAAGTCGCCGATTCAGTTTATCGAAAAGGTCGAAAAATCCTTGGCCAATGCCTGATCCTTAATCTGGAGGGATCTACCATGAGTGAGAATAAAATTCCCGTCTCACAGGAAATTAAGAAGCATTTATTAACCGGTATTTCATGGATGATACCGCTGATTGTCGCCGCCGGGATCTGTATCGCGCTTGGACAAGTGCTTGGTGGGACCAACGTTGGTGAGAAAACCGGCACCATTCCGTGGATGTTAAACCAAATTGGCGGCTGGGGCATGGGGCTGATCGTGCCTTTGATCTGCGCCGCTATCGCCTACTCCATCGCTGACCGTCCTGGATTTGCGCCGGGTTTGATTGTCGGTTTTGTCTGTGGGCAAATTCACACCGGGTTTATTGGCGGTATGCTCGGCGGCTTCCTCGTCGGCTACACCGTGCTGGCGCTGAAGCACTATATCCGGCTGCCGAAGTCGATGCAGGGGCTGATGCCGATCATGGTGCTGCCGGTGTTAAGCACGGTGATCAGCGGTTTGCTGATGATGACCCTGATTGGCAAGCCGATTGCCTGGCTTCAGGAAGCATTAATCCACATGCTGGAGTCGATGCAGGGCGGCTCGCGCTTCCTGCTGGGAGCCATTCTTGGCGCCATGGCGACCTTTGACTTCGGCGGCCCGGTGAATAAAACCATGTCGCTGTTTGCCGATGGTCTGCTGGTCAGCGGCGTCTACGGCCCGGAAGCGGTGAAGTTTGTCGGTTCGATAATCCCGCCGTTCGGCATCACCCTCTCGTTCCTGCTGACCCGGCACAAATATACCCGCGCCGAACGTGAAGCTCTGAAGGCCGCCTTCCCGATGGGGATCTGCATGATCACCGAAGGGGTGATCCCGATTGCCGCCCGCGATCTGCTGCGCGTCGTGGGATCCTGCGTGGTGGCGTCGGCGGTAGCCGGTGGGCTGATCATGACCTGGGGCGTCGAGAGCCCGGTGCCGCACGGCGGAATGTTCGTCGTACCGCTATTCACCCATCCTTTGCTGTTCTGCCTCTCCCTCGGGATCGGCACGGTGATTTGCGGCGTAATGCTGTCGCTATGGAAAAAACCGGTGACCGAGCGTGATGAAGAGTTCGATGAGCTGAGCGATCAGAAGGTCAAAGACGACGACATCACCTTTACCCTCGAATAAACGGAGGCCCTATGTTTGCCGATATGAAAAGTATGGTGACCAAAGCCTGGCGCGAACGGTATGCCCTGCTGGCGATTAACTGCATGAACCTGGAAAGCGCCCGTGCTGCGGTGTGCGTAGCGGAAAAATATCGTGCGCCGATTATTCTCAACCTGTATCAGGGGCACCTGTCGCACTTTCCGGCCTCTATTGCCGCTGCGGTAGTCAGGGTGCTGGCGGAGGAGGCGAGCGTTCCCGTCACGCTGAGTCTCGACCACGGTAAGGACCCGATCAAGATTCGCCAGGCTTTCCGCGCCGGATTTAGCGGGCTGATGATTGATGCTTCAGCGTTCGCGCTGGAGGAGAACATCCGTCAAACCCGCGCGGTGACCGAGCTGGCCGCCAGCGTTGGGCTGTGCGTGGAGGGCGAGTTGGGGCACCTGGCGGATGCGCCGCGCTACGACCAGGCCACCAATGCCGATTTAATGACCCAGCCGGAGGATGTTACTCCCTTTATCGAACAGACCGGGATCGACCTGCTGGCGGTCTCCGTGGGGACGGCGCACGGCATGTATGCCCCCGGCGTGAAGCCTGCGCTCGATTTCGACCGTCTGGCGCAGCTACAGCGGGTGTCGTCCGTCCCACTGGCGCTACACGGCGGGAGCGGCACGCCGTTCGATCAACTGCAACGTTGCCCGGAGTTGGGCGTCGCGAAAATCAACGTTGGGGCGGCGGTGTTTGAAGCCGGAAAAGCGGCGCTGCTGCATACCCTGTTCCACGACAGCTCCATTGAGCTGGCCGACGCGCTATCGGTGATGGAGCAGGCCAGTGCTGACGCCATCGTCCCCTATTTACATGCATCCGGCTCAATCAATAAAGCCTGATTAAATTTCAGTAATGCCTTCCATGCCAGCGCATACCCGCCCTGGCAGGGCTTACTACACCCTGAAACTGGAGAATAACGATGTTAGTTTCAATGAAAGAATTACTTAAACCGACCCGTGAACATGGCTTTGCGATTGGCGCATTTAACGTGGCGGATAGCTGTTTTATTCGCGCTGTGGTGGAAGAGGCTGAAGCAACAAATACCCCAGCGATTATTTCTATCCATCCCAGCGAGCATGATTTTGTTGGCGACGCGTTTTTTAGCTACGTGCGGGATATCACTATGCGCAGCCGCGTGCCGTTCACTCTGCATCTGGATCATGGCGCATCGGTCGAGCATGTTCTGCGCGCTATTCAGTGCGGCTTTACGTCGGTGATGATCGATGGCTCGTTGCTGCCTTACGAAGAAAACGTGGCTCTGACCACCGAAGTAGTGCGGCTGGCGCATGCGGTGGGCGTGTCGGTAGAAGGGGAGCTGGGGACTATCGGCCAGACCGGTACCTCCGTCGAAGGCGGTGTGTCGAAGGTCACGTATACCGACCCGGCCCAGGCGGAAGATTTCGTCGCCCGTACCGGCGTGGATACGCTGGCAGTGGCGATTGGTACCGCGCACGGCATCTACCCGAAAGGGATGCAGCCGGAACTGCAAATGAACATCCTGCGCGATATCGCCGGACGCCTGTCGATTCCGCTGGTGCTGCACGGCGGCTCGGCTAACCCGGATGCGGAAATTGCCGAGTCCGTGACCCTTGGCGTCGGCAAAATTAATATCTCCAGCGACATGAAATATGCCTATTTCCTGAAAGCGCGCGAAATTCTGGCGAAAGAGACCTGGTGGGATCCGAACGTGATTTACCCGGAACCGATTAATGCTGCACGGGAAGTGATTCGCCACAAAATGAAGCTCTTTGGTTCAACCGGCAAGGCCAGCCTCTATTAATACCCCAACGAGGCGGGGTAACCCGCCTCGACATTCACATTCTGCGGCTGAAGCGGAGTCGATAATGAAACGTTCACAGATTAATTATGCGATTGATAAAGCCCATGCCATCGCCGAAACCTTTCGCATCTGCTTGCCCGAGTTCGCCGGGTTTACTGCCGATCTCTGGTCACAAAAGCGGGCGGAAGAGTGGCAGGAAGTGCGTGATTTACAGCTTGGCTGGGATATTACCGATTTTGGTAGCGGCTGTTTTAATGAAACCGGCCTGACGCTGCTGACCCTGCGCAACGGCGCATTATCCGATGTGCGCTACCCCAAACCGTATGCCGAGAAAATGTTGCAGATTCAGCAGGATCAACAAACGCCATGGCATTTTCACTATCACAAGATGGAAGACATTCTGAACCGCGGCGGCGGCCACCTCTGTATGCAGCTGGCATGGGCGACGGAGGATGAGCAACTGGATGCCCAGCGCAGCGTGAGCGTCGCAGTTGATGGCTGTCAGCGCTCGCTGAAACCGGGCGATACCCTGGTGCTAAAACCCGGGCAGGGTGTTTGTTTGCCACCCATGCTCTATCACCGTTTTTGGGCCGAAAACGCGTTGGTGATGGGTTGGGAAATATCCATGGTCAACGATGATAAGCGCGATAACCGGTTTCTGGAAGCCAGCGGTCGCTTCCCAATCATTCAGGAAGATGAACCGATAAAATGGTTATTGTGCAGCGAGTATCCGCGCTGATAAACCGTTCATGGTTGGCTGAGCTATGACCCTCTTCGTAAGAGGTTTTTTTTATTCCATTTTGTCGAAAAAAGTAACATTCATTTCATTCTGGTGATTCATCCCACAGACACTATTGCCACCAGGTGATAGCGTAGTTTGCCGCTGATAGGAGCCCGGAATGGATTTAGAAAATATCTTTCGTGACGTAAAGCTAAGCAAAACCGAGATGACCGTGCTGCGCTTTATCCAGAACGATCCTGAGCAATGCGTTCGCGAGGGGGTCCGCGCCGTTGCGGAGCACTGTTATAGCAATCCCTCTTCGCTGGTGCGCCTGGCGAAAAAGCTGAAATTCAGCGGCTGGCTGGAGCTGGTCTATTTTATTAAATTCAATATCACCATGCCCAAACTCGATGTGACCAACGATATTGACTATATGAGCATTCAGCCGGTGGAGCGCATAACGCCGTTGCTGGAAAGCCTGCAACATCACCGCATTTTGATTCATGGCAGCGGCTTTTCGCAGCTGATCGCCCAGTATATTTATAATAAATTTTTGGTGACCGGGGTGAATGCCAGCCTGGCGCTGTGGCCGGATTACGAGATCCTCGAGCAGAAGAATGCCGCCAAATTTGATTCGATCTGGATTATTTCCAAATCCGGGCGCAGTAGTTCGGCGCTGAACTGGGTGAAGGCGCTGGAGGGGAAAGAGATTAATCTGGTCTGCTTTACCGGCGATTATCAAAGCCCGCTGGCACAGGCGGCGGATACAGCGTTTATCATTCACGACCCGCAGAAGTTCGATGACGATATTTACTGGAGTAACCCGTTTTTCGGTTATTGCATACTCGGCTTTGAGCGGCTACTGAAGATGTGGTTTATGCAAACGGGTATCCCCGGAGGCGGCGCTTGACGCGCCTGTCCGGGCTACAAAACCATTCCCGGGTTGCGGCGCAAACGCCTTACCCGGGCTACAGATTTACCGTCGTCTGCGATCCGGTAGCCCGGATAAGGCGTTAGCCGCCATCCGGGGAATTTAGCCGGGCGTTTATTGCCAGTCGGCGAACTGCTTATCATCGAGATAGGCTTCAACCAACGTTTTCGCCAGTGAATAAGAGCCAACCAGCGGATGCGCCATCAGCGCCCGGACCGCCAGGGATTTATCCCGCTGCAAAATGGCCGCCACTGCCAGCCGCTCATACTCTTTCACGTTGGCGATCATGTTTTTCTGCGCCGTTGGCACATGCTTTGGCGTCACCGGCTTCAGGCCGTCTTTGCTCAGGTCGCAGCTGATCTCAATCACATCGTCCGCGCGCAGGAAATCCAGCGTGCCGTTGTTGGGCATCGACACCACGATGCGCTTGGTGGTAGTGCTGTTGACCGCTTCCAGAATATCCAGCGCCACGCCCGCATAGCCGCCGGTATCCGGCTCCTCGATAAACTGTTTTAAGGTCAACGGTTCGCGGGTGTGGAATTTCTCCTGCTGCGACTCGTTCTGCATGTAGCTGTTTTCCCGGCGTAAATAGTGCTTCATCCAAATAGTAAACGCCGCTTCCGGGTTGGCTTTTACGTCGATGGTTCGCAGCTCTTCGCGCATATCGTGATTGATGCGGGCAATCTGCTCGCCACGAGTTTCCGGCGCGTTCTGAATCGCTTTTAATGCCACTTCACGATAGTAGTAATAATAGAGATATTCATTAAGCAACTGCTTATCACACAGCTGGACCAGCTCCGGCGAAAAGTACTGCATCGCCGTTTTGCGGTATAAATCCGGGCTGGCGATCAGCCGCTCGGTGACATCTTCGCCGCGCACGGTGAAATGGGTAAACCAGGAAAAGTGGTTCAGCCCATAGCACTCGACGCCGAGGTCGTTCTCGTCGCAGCCGAGGATATCCGGCAGCTCACGGATAAGCTCCGACGGCGCATCGCAGATGCCGTACACCCGGCGCTTAAAGCCGGATTTGATAATCGCCTCGGTCACCAGCCCTGATGGATTGGTAAAGTTAAACAGAATCGCATCTTCAGCGGCGTGCTCTTCAATCAGGCGGCAGTAGTTAAGAATCGCCGGAATCGAGCGCATTGCCATGGCAAAGCCGCCTGCGCCAGTGGTCTCCTGGCCGAGGGTGTTATTTTCCAGCGCGATCCGCTCGTCGCGGATGCGGCTCTCATCGCCGCCTACGCGCAAGGTGGTTATCACATAGTGGCTGTTTTTCAGCGCTGATACCGGGTCGCTGGTAATGCTAAAGTGAATATCCGGGCGAATGGTATTAAACACATAGCGGGCGATTTCGCCAAATACGGCCAGGTTATCGGCAGAGCTGTCGAGAAATACCACTTCCTTTAAACCAATGCGGTGCGCGTTATATGCCAGAGACTTTGCCAGGAATGCAGAGCGAACGCCGCCCCCGCCTAATACGGTTAATTTCATAAATAACTCCCAATTAATTTTCTGCTAGCCAGCTATCAACCCGGGAACGAACCTGTCCCACTTTGACGCCGTAAATAACCTGAACTTCATTACGATTTCGTACTACGCCATTTGCGCCGGTGCTTTTTAATATACCATCGTCAACCAGTTCCATATTATGAACCGCGACGCGCAGGCGGGTGAAACAGTTGTCGACGGAAATAATATTTTCTTTACCACCTAAGCCATTGATAATTTCATTGGTCACTGACTGCGGCTCACCGATTTTTTTACGATAATCCGCTTTGCTATATAGCTTCACGTTTTCATCGTCTTCGCGACCCGGCGTTTTGAGATTTAGCTTAACCACCAGAGTGCGGAAGATAACGTAGTAGACGGCAAACTGACCGATACCGATAAGTACATACCCTGGCCAGC
This Klebsiella sp. RHBSTW-00484 DNA region includes the following protein-coding sequences:
- a CDS encoding PTS fructose transporter subunit IIB translates to MNIVCVAACTAGIAHTYIAREKLIKGAKALGHNVKVETQGTIGTENELAAEDIDAADVVILAIDVKIKGEERFKNKRIVRVKTEVVIKSPIQFIEKVEKSLANA
- a CDS encoding PTS fructose transporter subunit IIC; the encoded protein is MSENKIPVSQEIKKHLLTGISWMIPLIVAAGICIALGQVLGGTNVGEKTGTIPWMLNQIGGWGMGLIVPLICAAIAYSIADRPGFAPGLIVGFVCGQIHTGFIGGMLGGFLVGYTVLALKHYIRLPKSMQGLMPIMVLPVLSTVISGLLMMTLIGKPIAWLQEALIHMLESMQGGSRFLLGAILGAMATFDFGGPVNKTMSLFADGLLVSGVYGPEAVKFVGSIIPPFGITLSFLLTRHKYTRAEREALKAAFPMGICMITEGVIPIAARDLLRVVGSCVVASAVAGGLIMTWGVESPVPHGGMFVVPLFTHPLLFCLSLGIGTVICGVMLSLWKKPVTERDEEFDELSDQKVKDDDITFTLE
- a CDS encoding class II fructose-bisphosphate aldolase; translation: MFADMKSMVTKAWRERYALLAINCMNLESARAAVCVAEKYRAPIILNLYQGHLSHFPASIAAAVVRVLAEEASVPVTLSLDHGKDPIKIRQAFRAGFSGLMIDASAFALEENIRQTRAVTELAASVGLCVEGELGHLADAPRYDQATNADLMTQPEDVTPFIEQTGIDLLAVSVGTAHGMYAPGVKPALDFDRLAQLQRVSSVPLALHGGSGTPFDQLQRCPELGVAKINVGAAVFEAGKAALLHTLFHDSSIELADALSVMEQASADAIVPYLHASGSINKA
- a CDS encoding ketose-bisphosphate aldolase, translated to MLVSMKELLKPTREHGFAIGAFNVADSCFIRAVVEEAEATNTPAIISIHPSEHDFVGDAFFSYVRDITMRSRVPFTLHLDHGASVEHVLRAIQCGFTSVMIDGSLLPYEENVALTTEVVRLAHAVGVSVEGELGTIGQTGTSVEGGVSKVTYTDPAQAEDFVARTGVDTLAVAIGTAHGIYPKGMQPELQMNILRDIAGRLSIPLVLHGGSANPDAEIAESVTLGVGKINISSDMKYAYFLKAREILAKETWWDPNVIYPEPINAAREVIRHKMKLFGSTGKASLY
- a CDS encoding D-lyxose/D-mannose family sugar isomerase encodes the protein MKRSQINYAIDKAHAIAETFRICLPEFAGFTADLWSQKRAEEWQEVRDLQLGWDITDFGSGCFNETGLTLLTLRNGALSDVRYPKPYAEKMLQIQQDQQTPWHFHYHKMEDILNRGGGHLCMQLAWATEDEQLDAQRSVSVAVDGCQRSLKPGDTLVLKPGQGVCLPPMLYHRFWAENALVMGWEISMVNDDKRDNRFLEASGRFPIIQEDEPIKWLLCSEYPR
- a CDS encoding MurR/RpiR family transcriptional regulator, which gives rise to MDLENIFRDVKLSKTEMTVLRFIQNDPEQCVREGVRAVAEHCYSNPSSLVRLAKKLKFSGWLELVYFIKFNITMPKLDVTNDIDYMSIQPVERITPLLESLQHHRILIHGSGFSQLIAQYIYNKFLVTGVNASLALWPDYEILEQKNAAKFDSIWIISKSGRSSSALNWVKALEGKEINLVCFTGDYQSPLAQAADTAFIIHDPQKFDDDIYWSNPFFGYCILGFERLLKMWFMQTGIPGGGA
- a CDS encoding family 4 glycosyl hydrolase — its product is MKLTVLGGGGVRSAFLAKSLAYNAHRIGLKEVVFLDSSADNLAVFGEIARYVFNTIRPDIHFSITSDPVSALKNSHYVITTLRVGGDESRIRDERIALENNTLGQETTGAGGFAMAMRSIPAILNYCRLIEEHAAEDAILFNFTNPSGLVTEAIIKSGFKRRVYGICDAPSELIRELPDILGCDENDLGVECYGLNHFSWFTHFTVRGEDVTERLIASPDLYRKTAMQYFSPELVQLCDKQLLNEYLYYYYYREVALKAIQNAPETRGEQIARINHDMREELRTIDVKANPEAAFTIWMKHYLRRENSYMQNESQQEKFHTREPLTLKQFIEEPDTGGYAGVALDILEAVNSTTTKRIVVSMPNNGTLDFLRADDVIEISCDLSKDGLKPVTPKHVPTAQKNMIANVKEYERLAVAAILQRDKSLAVRALMAHPLVGSYSLAKTLVEAYLDDKQFADWQ